Proteins found in one Drosophila busckii strain San Diego stock center, stock number 13000-0081.31 chromosome 2R, ASM1175060v1, whole genome shotgun sequence genomic segment:
- the LOC108595513 gene encoding probable cytochrome P450 317a1: protein MKNMWIIFMILGIIVLCLLALLVMAARYQRDYWRYLGIPHERPKKLWPIIKQLATQSLSTEAGKSAHYTEIYKKFKGSGPFCGFYALLQPRALVLDRELIRLIMVKDFSNFNDRGIYCNQKSDPLSGDLYGLRCNSWKEMRQKLDPTFELSRMSWLYGSLYEEAEQLLLTVSSTLMKQSHATLHIQKLMRRYVLSSLASCVFGLTAEQRQKYALDEFERMTELVLSTRKHGYLMNLMMIRFPNFCRAFRMRLTPKPAEQYFLQLLEDVVQQREASGVRRQDYMQLLLDIKALELTTHEYEADKVLKLHLQHELAAHAFVFLKAGYEQTSNTLTCVLYELALHTEVQSQLRQELKAALERHDNNLSFECVQSLTLMGHVILETLRLHPITPYIMRRVLNDFVVPEHIKYTLFKELFVIIPTHAIHNDPEYYPEPHKFMPERWGSPRNSLNEQTTWFGFGVGVRDCIGIQFAQLQLRLALALLLLEFEFTLNSKRPLVSIEDGVALQLTPLGVVEPGNEERAL, encoded by the coding sequence ATGAAAAACATGTGGattatatttatgattttggGCATCattgtgctttgtttgctggcgctgctggtaATGGCGGCGCGTTATCAGCGCGACTATTGGCGCTACCTGGGCATACCGCATGAGCGTCCCAAGAAATTGTGGCCCATTATAAAGCAGCTGGCAACGCAGTCGCTAAGCACAGAGGCGGGCAAGTCAGCGCATTATACGGagatatacaaaaaatttaaaggcaGCGGCCCGTTCTGCGGTTtctatgcgctgctgcagccgcgcGCTTTGGTGCTGGATCGCGAGCTTATACGACTTATAATGGTTAAAGACTTTTCCAATTTCAATGATCGCGGCATTTACTGCAATCAAAAGTCAGATCCGCTGTCTGGCGATCTATATGGACTACGTTGCAACAGCTGGAAGGAAATGCGACAGAAACTTGATCCTACTTTCGAGCTAAGCCGCATGTCCTGGCTCTATGGCAGTTTGTATGAGGAAGCGgagcagttgctgcttacAGTAAGCAGCACATTGATGAAGCAATCGCATGCCACGTTGCATATACAAAAGCTAATGCGTCGCTATGTGTTGAGCTCGCTGGCCAGCTGCGTTTTTGGTTTGACAGCTGAGCAGCGTCAGAAATATGCGCTGGATGAATTCGAGCGCATGACGGAGCTGGTGCTGAGCACGCGCAAACATGGCTATCTAATGAATCTAATGATGATACGTTTTCCCAACTTTTGTCGCGCATTTCGCATGCGTCTAACACCAAAGCCGGCGGAGCAATAttttctgcagctgctggaggatGTGGTGCAGCAACGTGAGGCAAGCGGCGTGCGTAGACAGGActatatgcagctgctgctggacattAAAGCGTTGGAGTTGACCACACATGAATATGAAGCGGATAAGGTGCTaaagttgcatttgcaacaCGAGCTGGCGGCGCATGCGTTTGTTTTTCTCAAAGCTGGTTATGAACAAACTTCCAACACTTTAACCTGCGTGCTCTATGAGTTGGCATTGCATACTGAAGTGCAGTCGCAGCTGCGTCAGGAGCTTAAAGCCGCTCTGGAGCGTCATGAcaacaatttaagctttgaaTGCGTTCAATCTTTAACTTTAATGGGTCATGTTATACTCGAAACGCTGCGTCTGCATCCCATTACGCCTTATATAATGCGCCGCGTGCTCAACGATTTTGTTGTGCCCgagcatattaagtatacgctgtTCAAAGAGCTGTTCGTTATAATTCCCACTCACGCCATACATAACGATCCAGAGTATTATCCAGAGCCACACAAATTCATGCCCGAGCGTTGGGGCAGTCCACGCAATTCACTCAATGAGCAAACCACttggtttggctttggcgttgGTGTGCGCGATTGCATTGGCATTCAGTTTGCCCAACTACAGCTGCGCTTAGCtctagcgctgctgctgcttgaattcGAGTTTACGCTCAACTCCAAGCGTCCCTTAGTGAGCATTGAGGATGGCGTTGCGCTGCAGCTTACGCCGCTGGGCGTCGTTGAGCCCGGCAACGAGGAGCGCGCGCTGTAG